TGTTTTTGCTTCCTTGTCTTTCTTTATGTCTGAACTCACTCAATTGGATGATGAGCTGTTAGATGAAGTAGCAAAAACTGAACCGAAATTCCAATCTTTTATTCGTCATACAAAAAAAGATAAAAAAGTACAACTAGATCCTACTGTAGAAAAGGCTTTAGCTCAACTATCTCCAACCTTAAATGCTCCTATTAATATCTATGAACAAGCTCGCTTAGCTGACATGGATTTTGGTAGCTTTACGGTTGATGGGACAGAATATCCATTAAGTTTTGTTTCCTATGAAGAATTTTATATGTATCATAATGACACGAAGATTCGACGAGCGGCATTTGATAAATTTTCTAGTGTTTTAAAACAATATGAAAATGTAACAGCTGCAGCTTATTACACGAAAGTACAAACAGAAAAAACAATTGCTACCATGCGTGGTTTTGATTCGGTCTTTGATTATCTTTTATATGATCAAGAAGTTGATCGTGAAATGTACAACCGTCAAATTGATGTAATCATGTCCGATTTAGCTCCGGTTATGCAAAAATATATAACACATTTAAAAGAGGTAAAAGGACTTGATAAAGTTACTTATGCCGATTTAAAGATTGACTTAGATCCAGAATATTCACCAAAAGTTACTGTAGAAACTTCTAAAGAATTAGTTAAAGATGCTATTTCCATCCTAGGAGAAGAGTATACCGAAATGATTTTGAAAGCTTATCCAGAGCGTTGGGTAGACTTTGCTCAAAATGTTGGGAAATCTACTGGAGGATTCTGTACAATCGTGCCAGGAGTTCATCCGTATGTTTTAATGAACTGGAATGATCAACTAAGTAATGTCTATACATTAATTCATGAATTTGGTCATGCAGGGCAAATGATGTTAGCAGAAGAAAATAATTCTGTACTAGGAGATAGTCCTTCTTTATATTTGATTGAAGCGCCATCTACATTTAATGAATTACTATTAACGGACTCGCTCACACATAAAACAGATGATCCACGCATGGAACGATTTGCCTTAACAAAAATGCTAACGGATACTTACTTCCATAATTATGTAACTCATTTATTGGAAGCAGCCTACCAAAGAGAAGTATATAAAATGGTGGATGAAGGAATTAGTTTTGATGCAGCTAAATTAAGCGAAATTAAACGCAATGTATTGGAACAATTCTGGGGCGATGCAGTTGAAATTAATCCAGGAGCAGAACTAACATGGATGCGACAATCACATTATTATATGGGATTATATTCGTACACGTATTCTGCAGGATTGACGATTGCGACTCAAGCATTTCTACATGTGAAAGAAGAAGGTCAACCAGCTGTTGAAAATTGGTTGAAGTTCTTGAAGAGTGGAGATCAATTCCGTTCTGCAGAAGCAGCAGCTGTTGCTGGAGTAGACATTAAAACAGATAAACCATTGAAGGATACCATCCAATATTTAGATGATTCTGTAGAACGTATTATTCAACTAACCAAAGAACTATCCAATTAAGCAATTTAAAGAAGCAGGATGAAAATCCTGTTTTTTTTATAGATTTTTATAATCAAATGAGTGAAGTGATAAAACTATTTAAATAATTAATTAAAAATAAATGAGAAAACAGTTGACAAGGAACTCAATATCTAATAGAATACATAAATAACAAGACAACTAAATAAACAACATCAATGATGAAGAGAGTAAATCAGAATATTTTTCTAAAGCGAGCTAGGACAGAGTGGAAGCCTAGTAGAAAAAGTTTGATTGAAACGCACTTCATGGATGGAGAAGTGAACGTTAAGTAGCTTCTTCCGCATTTCAGGCGTTACTAAAATGAGGTGGATTTGTCATATGGACAGATCAACTAGAGTGGTACCGCGGAATCATATAAATTGACCCGTCTCTTGCGATAGCAGGGGACGGTTTTTTGTTATCTAAAATAACAAGAATGCTTCTACATAAGTGATTAAGTAAAATATAAAAGGAGAGATTTGGAAACTATGTCGATAGAATTTTTACGAACCTATTTACCACTTTATTTTCAAGGTGCAGGATACACTGTAGCCTTATCATTAATCGCAATTGTAATAGGGGTTCTTCTAGGATCTTTATTAGCGATTATGAAAATGTCTGACAACCGATTTATTTACCATCTCTCTAATGCATATATTCAAGTAGTTCGCGGAACACCATTACTAGTTCAATTATTTATAATCTATTATGGTTTATTTATGATTATTGAATTGCCTGATTTTGTTTCTGGAGTGATAACCGTAGCATTGAATTCAGCCGCCTATATTGCTGAAATTATCCGTGCGGGAATTCAAGCGGTAGATAAAGGACAAATGGAAGCTGCTCGTTCTATTGGAATGAGTCACAATCTAGCGATGAAAAAAATCATTTATCCACAAGCATTAAAAAATATTCTTCCAGCATTAGGAAATGAGTTTATTACCTTGATGAAAGAATCAGCAATCATCTCGGTAATAGGGATGAGAGAACTTATGTTTAATGCACAAATCGTTTATGGAGCTACTTATAAACCATTCTTACCTTATATAATTGCAGCTGTATTCTACTTCGTCTTGACAACCATTGCTTCAACATTACTAGGAATTTTTGAAAGAAGGTTAAAACAAAGTGATTAAAACAACTGATTTAAGAAAATCGTTTGGAGATAAGGAAGTACTTAAAGGAATTAATGAAGAAGTGAAAGATGGAGAAGTGGTCGTTGTAATAGGACCTTCAGGATCTGGTAAGAGTACTTTCCTTCGTTGCCTTAACTTATTAGAAGACCCTACATCCGGTCAAATAATTTTTGAAGACCAAGTAATCAATGAGAAGAACGTAAATATTGATCAAATTCGTACTAAAATGGGAATGGTTTTCCAGGGTTTTAATCTCTTTCCTCATTTAACAGTCATGCAAAATATTACGATTGGACCTCATCAAATAAAGAAACTAAGTCAAGAAGATGCTAAAAAAGTTGGAATGAAGTTATTGGAAAGCATGGGATTAGCAGATAAAGCAGATGCGTATCCAAGCTCACTATCAGGAGGACAAAAACAAAGGATTGCGATTGCTAGAGCATTAGCAATGGAACCTCAAATGATGTTGTTTGATGAACCAACTTCTGCTCTGGATCCCGAAATGGTTGGAGAAGTTCTACAAGTAATGAAAAGACTTGCTGAACAAGGAATGACCATGATTGTGGTGACACATGAAATGGGATTTGCTAGAGAGGTTGGAGATCGTATTATTTTTATGGATGATGGGATGGTTGTAGAGAGAGGAAAACCGAATGATATCTTTGATCACCCACAACATGCACGAACAATCGATTTTCTTTCTAAAATATTGTAATATGTTTTACTAAAAATGAAATGAATTAGGGGGAAGTAATATGAAAAAGAATTGGTTAAAAGGAATACTCGGAACAATGTCAATACTTGCTTTAGCAGCCTGTGGAGGAGAAACTGGAACAAGTGATTCTTCAGAAGGAATGGGTTCAGCGAACTCTGAATCAGAAGTAGTCCTTACTGATGATAGTAAATTAGCAGATATTCAAGAGAAGGGCGAATTAGTAATGGCAACAACTGCTGATTATCC
The Jeotgalibaca sp. MA1X17-3 genome window above contains:
- the pepF gene encoding oligoendopeptidase F — encoded protein: MATEEMKKRSEVPVELTWDLGAIFESEEAFEKEVDSLKEKVENFVEKYTGNLKNQETVMDSFHDYEKILVSASLVNHYAFLPESTDLTNPKNTIQSRKMENLLANVFASLSFFMSELTQLDDELLDEVAKTEPKFQSFIRHTKKDKKVQLDPTVEKALAQLSPTLNAPINIYEQARLADMDFGSFTVDGTEYPLSFVSYEEFYMYHNDTKIRRAAFDKFSSVLKQYENVTAAAYYTKVQTEKTIATMRGFDSVFDYLLYDQEVDREMYNRQIDVIMSDLAPVMQKYITHLKEVKGLDKVTYADLKIDLDPEYSPKVTVETSKELVKDAISILGEEYTEMILKAYPERWVDFAQNVGKSTGGFCTIVPGVHPYVLMNWNDQLSNVYTLIHEFGHAGQMMLAEENNSVLGDSPSLYLIEAPSTFNELLLTDSLTHKTDDPRMERFALTKMLTDTYFHNYVTHLLEAAYQREVYKMVDEGISFDAAKLSEIKRNVLEQFWGDAVEINPGAELTWMRQSHYYMGLYSYTYSAGLTIATQAFLHVKEEGQPAVENWLKFLKSGDQFRSAEAAAVAGVDIKTDKPLKDTIQYLDDSVERIIQLTKELSN
- a CDS encoding amino acid ABC transporter permease, yielding MSIEFLRTYLPLYFQGAGYTVALSLIAIVIGVLLGSLLAIMKMSDNRFIYHLSNAYIQVVRGTPLLVQLFIIYYGLFMIIELPDFVSGVITVALNSAAYIAEIIRAGIQAVDKGQMEAARSIGMSHNLAMKKIIYPQALKNILPALGNEFITLMKESAIISVIGMRELMFNAQIVYGATYKPFLPYIIAAVFYFVLTTIASTLLGIFERRLKQSD
- a CDS encoding amino acid ABC transporter ATP-binding protein, giving the protein MIKTTDLRKSFGDKEVLKGINEEVKDGEVVVVIGPSGSGKSTFLRCLNLLEDPTSGQIIFEDQVINEKNVNIDQIRTKMGMVFQGFNLFPHLTVMQNITIGPHQIKKLSQEDAKKVGMKLLESMGLADKADAYPSSLSGGQKQRIAIARALAMEPQMMLFDEPTSALDPEMVGEVLQVMKRLAEQGMTMIVVTHEMGFAREVGDRIIFMDDGMVVERGKPNDIFDHPQHARTIDFLSKIL